From Pseudomonas hormoni:
AGCCCAGTTCCAGGCCAAACACATACAGCAGCAACAGGCCCATCCAGAAACCGGGGATCGACAGCAACAACGTCGCCGTCGTCACCAATCCCAAATCAACCAGCGTGTCCTGTTTCCACGCCGCCAGCATGCCCAGAGGAACCGCAATCATCGCCGCCAGCGCGACCGACGTCAGAACGATGGTCACGCTGACGCTGAACCTTTCAAGCACCAGCGGCAAAACGGCCTCATGGCTGGTGATCGAAAAGCCCAGATCCCCATGGAACACGGCCTTTAGCCAGATCAGGTACTGCGCGACCACCGGTTGATCCAGCCCAAGGGACTGCCGCATCTTGACCAGACTGGCCGGATCGGCCATGTCGCCCAGCATCAAGAGCGCCGGGTCACCGGGTATCAACCGGATCATTGCGAAGACCGCAATAGAGATCAGCAATAACGTCGGGACCGCCATGGCCAGACGCTGAATGATCAAACGAAACATGTGGGTTCCTCGATGTTGATTACAGCCCTCAATCGG
This genomic window contains:
- a CDS encoding ABC transporter permease, which codes for MFRLIIQRLAMAVPTLLLISIAVFAMIRLIPGDPALLMLGDMADPASLVKMRQSLGLDQPVVAQYLIWLKAVFHGDLGFSITSHEAVLPLVLERFSVSVTIVLTSVALAAMIAVPLGMLAAWKQDTLVDLGLVTTATLLLSIPGFWMGLLLLYVFGLELGWLPVVGYVPFSADFGKALAYIILPVTTLVLHESGVIIRMQRASSIEVLRLDYIAHARAKGLSERAVLWRHTLRNAFAPTWTLIGLILGNLLGGIAVIETVFTIPGIGRLMVDSIYARDYPVLQGCLLLITFVYVLVNLLVDLMYPLFDPRVKA